The genomic stretch TGGGAGAGAGCATTTTTGTGGGGCGTGTAGAGGGAATGggtttgagaaacatgtcccattagCTTTAAAAGGGAaaatgggagtttgttgggttttatgcccttagtAAAACTTTATTTAACATGTAacacattttattatcaataaaagaagtagaaatcattttatttattcaattgcattgttcgcatgttttattacatgtttatttaattaatacaaacattcataaaatcctgaacatatggatagttacaattatagtgactaggtcacaatggattatagttgtaataaTATGTTCAAAAGAGTGAGTCGTAAGATTAAATCATTGCATTGGAGTTTCACTGATTATGTAATATACAATatggtctacttacacatttggggtgtgatgtcttgtccaaggcattgatcaagtagataagatcagatgtatttggtaacatcggactaggaccaatattgataattgatagataaataagtatcattgttatcgaatctaatcaatgtcacaatgttgaccatagttcaagtcgatcttaattctgagtgataatattttgctaattaaattatttaaatcttttgatttgtttattactagcttaccctacggtctagccaatacttacatcttagagatttagtagtgtaattgagtgggagtatattaattgctttgttcaaaaggttaaatgattgagatttcatttttgtgattaagttcacggaaatatcactTATGAGGATTTTAgtgagagttaaggataaaatactaatgaggggtaaaacaataatttgcacccagctcgttagtaagtcattgatagatgaTTGACTGGCTGTAATGGTTAttacaatggataacatatttgtgatttggaaaatacgttctatgaattcaagagtgcaattctgaatttatagtggagtcatgaggaattaataaattgtgagataacTTCTTTAACAAATAAACTCACGGGAATTTATTGAAGtttgtattcatggatccatggtctaTATGTCTtctcttatcaaatcaagtttaatagtATCAAACAATTGTTTaaattatcaattagaaatatcGAATTGACTGCTtcaatttagtgatatttacatgtaatagGAATTTGGGTATAAAAAATTCTTTGgccaaatttattaatattgataaatttgtgccaatataaattaataatattaaatcacgtttcaaattataattagttaatttgaataaggatttatatatttatttaatcaattaaaagataaataaatataaatgctttgaatttaggcccaattgggatttaaacttaagacaaagagattgggcctaaGTCCATGTGTGGGAGCCCAAGACTTttaaatttttgtttattattttaattaaaataaagctcattaagttGCATATATAAGGAATGTGATGTCTAGGATTTTCATAAGATAGCCTCAGTTGATtcatttgggtaagtgaaaatctAGACAGTCTAATCTCTTCTTGGCCGCTcattttcttgttcttccctctCTAATTCTATCTCATCTGTTGAGAATTTTCTTACTCTTTGTTAGAATTGATTTAGAGATAGACTTGGAAGACTTTGGCATAATCTAAGTGGTTTATATTCTTGACAATTCCTAACATTCAGAATGTACAAAAGGATTGAGATTCTAAAGGGAGGAGACTGCGTATTCGTacttttctacatctttgtgttctttttttaatttacgaatctgatgttcAGATGTATGTCAtgctattctatgtttctattatggttttgaaaaaataatagatagcatgcatctagatttaaattcaaagATCCTGCAAAGATCGCTAAGGAGATTTGAGAGGTATTTGATAACAAATACAAAGCAGAAGATGAAGGTACATATAAATTCCTTATTGCTCAATGTATGGAATTTAAGTTTTTTTTGATGTGAAACACCTTCTTCCtcaaattaatgaattaaaaattaTTCTGAATAAATTATCTACCCTGAAGTATTGCTGGAACAATTTCTTGATGGTGTCATTATAGCCAAGTTGCCTTTATCTTGGAGGTGCTATAAAAAGAAAATCCTTGACAAGAACGAGAAGATTTCCTttgaggaaattctcaaacatttGAAGATTGAGTAGGAGTCCTTTTTTAGAGATAAGAATGTGGAATAGTCTAATAGAGAGAATTCTAAGGCCAATGTGTTGGCTAAACCTCCCAACAACAACAAAGGAAGAGAAATTGGGAAGCCTAAAGGCAAGGTTTACAAACCCTTGGGACCTAAAAGGAACGGAGGTCAATTTAAGAGTTCCAAAGGACCTTGGTTTGTGTGTGGAAAGAATGGCCACTTTGCAATggattgtaggttcaagaagATCCACAATAATGAGCCTAATGTGAATTCAATCGAAGAAGAATCAATGGCAACACAAAGTGAGATTAATGCCATACGTGGAAAGGTAAAAGGTTGGTGGTATAATACTTATGCCACAATCTATTTTATTTATGATCTCTATTCAAGACCTTCGAGACTTCAAAGAAAGGCATGAAATCCAAATGTACAATGAGAAAATGTAAAAGGTTGAAGGCAAAGGAACAATCCAAATCAATGAAGGTTCTACTCACAAATATTTTGTATGTACCGAATATGAGTGGAAATCATGTAAGTGGCAGTTCGCTTGACAAACTGTAAATCAAGGTGGTGATTGATTCTGGCAAGCTTACTTTGTCAAAGGGAAATGTTTTTGTTGGGAGGAGATATTCATACCTCAATTGATGATGTGGAAAATAAAGATTCTAGTTCTTCTTGTTATAttcttgactcaaattctattacatTATGGCATGTTAGATTTGCACTTATAGgttttagcacaattaaaagaacaattaactgtggattgattaattgtgataataTTAAGCATGATAAGTGTGAGCTATGTGTAAAATCTTAAATGGTTAAGAAACCTTTTCGTCGTGTTGATAAAAATTCTAACTTGTTAGAATTACTACACAatgatttatgtgaactaaattgtatgttgactagaggagaaagtagatattttattacttttgagatgattgctctaggtgcacatatgtatatttgcttaagaacaaagatgaagcatttaatgtgtttaaaacatataatgcgaaagttgaaaatcaattggaaaggaaaataaaagtacttagaagtgataggggtggtgattatttttcaaataatttcaacttgttttgtgaagagtaTGGAGTAATACATGAATGTACTGCCCCATATACCCCACAACAAAATTGTACagaaaaaaggaaaaatagaGAATTTCGTGAAATGATTAGTTCCATGCTATTACATTCAAAAATAAGTTTTAATTTGTGGGTTGAAGCCTTGTTATCCGCATGTCATATTTTTAATCGTATTCCCGTgaagaaaaacaataaatattcacaagagttaaaaaagaaaagaaattaaacatTAGTTATCTTAAAGTTTGGGtggtcttgcttattgcaagagcatagaccctaaaaggaccaagttgagTCAAaaagctataagatgtgcatttgtaggctatgcctcaaataacaAAGCTTATAGATTGTTAGACTTaaagtctaatgtgataattgaatcaagagaggttAAGTTATTTCAGAACATGTCATGTGGTGACAATAAATCAAAAGAACCTATTCAAATTAGAGAGTCTCGAGAAGAGACTCCTAAAATGGttgatgtaatgccctactaaacCATGACTGTTACAccatgtgttaaaaatagtgcttaactcgttaagcgagtcaattggacttaaaagtgtacttaagGTTAAACGACAGTttaggtattaaattttttggtcaataAGTTGAACTTCTCATTAAAAAGGGGTTGAataattacaagggatcccaaattTTTCTAAATAACATACAGGTCTATCAAAATTAAACAattagtcgacctaagcggcaaatttcaaataatgatccctgctcctcaaaatatctcgaccgtggcggccgagcaggctgagtatgtacacgctgCTCCTAcaactctctaactcatggctggtccaactttcctttgcccttacctgcaccacgatgcatctgtgagccaaggctcagcaaggaaACCCAAACAAATCAAATAGATATCCAAATAGACATTAACATGTACGACATACTTTATAACCACACAGGTTCACATATATCTTCCAATCACTATAAGACTCATGTCGAGTATATGGTTATCGTGCCCTCACAATGGCCCCACCACTATGGCAGATATCACATCAAAGTTATGGCCCCACCACTACggcatacattacacatgtaGTGTCGATAATGGTCTCACGGTCGAGCGATCATGatcacaattaatcaatataAACAATTATAACAACATAGGTTCATGCAAAGCAAACATTAACTTAAACAGATTCATGACACAGTCATCCTCGTGCCCTATAATTAGGGCGCATgccctacactcggtgcaagtgtcgattttcttacctcaagtcctgaacAATAAGGTAAGGCGGCTGCGAGCACGATCATTTCCTCCCTAGCCTTGTGGTACCCGTAGTCACAACATAACAAAGAATAACTACCAAGAAATAAACCAACAAAGGCttccaaaccaaaatctagcctccgggaccttgaattctactaaactgggtaataAAAACATTCCCGAGCCCTCAGATTTGGGTTCCCGCAACCCAAAACATAATTTCCCACTTTTCTCCTATTTGAGTCGCAACGCACCCCTAAAAGGGTCGCGTCGCTCCAATAGGCAAAGAGTCCCACACCTAAAATCCCTACACACGCACTACGGCGTAGCCACCAAGCACCGTGATGCTAAGTCAGTTTGAGGCACCTCCTGCCTCGCTGAGTTCATGCGGGCGCGGTGCCCCCAAAAGCAGCGCCGCGGTGCAACCCCGCAAACCCAAAATTTATTTGTTTTTCCCTGAGTTTTTCTCCGAACCCAATTAACCAAAACTCATCCCAAATGTGTTCCAAGGCCACAACTGAGTCCCAAAACCACGATAGTACACCACAAACAACATAGAAACATAAAAAAACTTTACCAAAACATATCAAAATCCCATAATCACCATTTGAGTTCCAAGAACTCAACTTTCcttttaaattcaaaaatcaagACTCAAAATCATGTTTTTGATCACCATAAGCTTCCAAATCAGTTATAAACTAATTCTTATCATCAATCTAAACTCAAAATGATCTCCAAAGCACAAATTACAAATTGGCAAAAGAATCAAAACCTACTAAGATCAAGAACACCAAGAAAAAAGTTTCAAGGGAAGGGATCCATATCTTAGCTGCAAAAATTTCTGGCTCAAGACATAGGATGGTCACCTAGCACCACCCAACTCCAACTAATCCCACTCCTCTTCCAAAAATTCCAACAAGCCCTAAAGATAGAGCACCAAAAATCCCCAAGCTCTTAACTAAAATATTGAGAGATATCCCACAAAGAGAGAGAATGAAGATACATGAATAACCAAAACTCCTCAGCCAAGGTCTTATTCCCTCTAGTCATGTGGTCAAAAGACCATGATTCCCCTACCATAATTTGTCTCCAAAATTGAGCCCAATggaaaaatagtcattttccCTAATTTCCCATTAACCCCAAATTATACTAAAATCttccaattaaatcaattaaaccTAAATACTCaccaaataaattcccattacccaataaaccccAGTAGTTTACCAAATTATCGTTAATCTCACCTCGAACAGGATATTAATCTCAcgttgtgactttttcactaCTTGGATCAAAAGGATTGCCTCGtgtcgaatatctcaaatatatccacataagaatgcggtctcactcataaagcacatataattacagaaatacctttagcgggtcaaaattatgaaaatgccatttttaacaTAAACAGACCCAAAAGCATagttaatacacttaaacatgcataagcagtcatatcataatataactcatataattcacataatcacgtatatataatcacaattaaatcatattaacacaTGAGAataaattatgccctcccgacacactaatcaaggcactaagccttattagcaaatttgggatgatacaactatcccctccttatagaaattttattctcgaattttacttgaacaactcaGAATACTGATCTCGCATGTCTAATTctaactcccatgttgcctcctcgaccttgttgttcctccttGATGATTTAACCAAGGGTACTTTATCCTTTATGTCTAAGATCTGTATTGgatgctcctcataggacaagtctatcTGTAGCTCCAAATACTCATATCTCAATACCTGAGttgcatctgatacatacttccagagcatcgatatatgaaacacattgtgaactccTAACAATGCCAGAGGTAAAGCCAATatgtaggccacctgaccaatcctctccaggatctcaaaaggccctacaaatctaaggctcaacttgcccttccgcccaaaccttttcacccatttcaatggtgaaactctaaggaataCATAGTCtaccacttggaactccacgtccctgcGCTTCAGATTCGAATAAATTTTCCAAGTACTTTGTGATGCGAGCATCCGAACTCTAATCTTTCCTATGGCCTCGTTGGTCCTCTAAACTATTTTAGGATCTcagtatttcctctcacccattttaTCCCAATGattaggtgatctgcacttcctactgtacaacatctcataaggagccaccccaatggtcgcctgatagttgttgttgtaggaaaactctatcaaaggcaagtatttactccatgacccttcaaagtccaaaacacATGCCCGAAGCATGTCTTCTAGTGTTTGAATCATCCTCTCtgactgaccatctgtctgaggatggtaagctaTACTAAGTTTCAACCGTGCACCCATAGTTTTCTGCAGACTTCCCCCAAACTTGGAAGTGAAgttggggtcccgatctgacatgatAAACCTAGGAGCCACACAGAGGCATACTATCTCTTTCATATAATGATTAACATACTGATCCACTATAAATTTCATTCTTATTGTCAAGAAATTGGCTGATTTGGTACACCGATCCACAATCACCAACATTGAATCATGCAGACCCACTGTCCTGGGAAagccaaccacaaagtccatagtgacgtcCTCCCATTTCCAGTTAGGGATACCTAAAGGCTGTAGTGGTCGTGCTGCTCTTTGGTGTTTAGccttgacttgctggcatgtcaggcacttagccacatattcaatcaCACCTTTCTTTGTCCCATGCAACCAATATAGGGTTTTAAGattctggtacatcttcgtggttcctGGATACAATGAATAcagtgtagtatgagattcatctagaatctctcgtctcaTAGCAGAGTCCATTGGGACACAAATTCGCTCCTTATACCTAACCAAACCCATCTCTTAAACAATATAGTCCTTAGCCATTTTAGCTAGAACGTCCCCTCTGTGCCTCCTTAATTGAGGATCATTCAATTGACCTTCATTTATCCTCTCCAAAATTGTAGATTAtaaggtgatgttggctaacggacccaccaccaactctatccttgctctagtcaTATCGTCTGCCAActccttcgatatctgcttcaAACTGAATAACTGTCCCGGACCTCTCCGACTCAAGGCATCTTCCACCACGTTGGCTTACCTTaggtggtaaagaatctcacaatcataatctttcaccaactctagccaacacctttgtctcatgttcagatcctttttggtaaagaaatactttaagctcttatggtcagtgtatatctcacacttctctccataaaggtagtGCCGCCATACCTTCAATACAAAGACCACTactgctaactctagatcatgtgtagggtatcgctattcatattctttcaattgtcgtgatgcataagaaatcaccttccttgcctgcataagaacacaacctaactTTTGCCTTGAAGCATCATAGTAAAcgacaaacttctcctgatctgacaGGAGACTAAATACTAGAGCAATGACCAatcatcgcttcaattcttggaagttgttctcacatctttCTGGCCATACaaactttagattctttcttgtcaactctgtcaatggtatagcaatccttgagaatccTTTTACAAAGTGTCAGTAATATCCCACCAATCCACGGAAACTTCTGATCTTTGGGGCACTCctgggccttggccaatctctcactgcctcaatcttggatGGATCAACCTTAATTCCATATTTTCTAACAATATAACCAAGGAaggtcacctgaggtaaccagaactcaagtgtcttgaacttggcatacaacctatgccccctcaacctctgaagtaccaaccggagatgttgctcatgtgcCTCTGTCTGAGAGTAGACCAGGATGTTGTTGATGAAGAAAATCACAAACGAACATAGCTATatcttttgttaaaaataaaattttgaaggCTGACTCTCTCTCTCAGCACCTGCTGGAGCCATGGCAAGGAAGACAAAGCCAAGGAATGCTACGACACCAGTGATTAGAGGTACCAGGAAACGAGGGTTGAACTCATCTAATAAGGCACTTAAGACTAAAGCAATGGATGAGATTTTGGGAGTGGAGGCAATCGAGTTTGATGCAGATGCTAAGACTGATGAGGAAGGGGTGATTGAAGATGATTTTGATATACCTACGATCTGCTCCTCATCCTTACAACAGCAGAGTAATAGCTATCTGGAAGCTATAAAGAAATGCGAAGTGATAATCAGATCAGGTAACCCTGTTTCTCCCCCAATTCTTCGGTCTTATTCGGTACAGcaaaatttaaacaataaatatGAGGAGTTAGGGGTTGGGGGTTAGAAGGTTTTGGAAGGGGTCAAAATCGAAATGGATGATATTGAAGATGAAATTGCTTACTGTAATTTGGCTTTGGTTTGTTATGTGTTAGGGGCTAATCCTCCTCTAAGTGTCTTTTAAGGATTTGCTAAGAGGATTTGGAAAGACAAAGAAGTTGATAAAATTGGAGTTCTGGAAAAAGGAGTGTTCATTATTCATTTTGAGGCTCAAAGCACTAGAGATAATATTTTGAATGGAGGCTATATGTTCTTTGATAGGAAACCAGTTGTGATGAAGCCCTGGGATGCTTATACTGATTACAAGAAAAAAGAGGTGAGCTCAGTACCTATTTGGCTGCAACTTCATGGATAAGATCTAAAATTCTGGGGCAGGTGGGGATTCCATTGATGCTGGATTCATATACTAAGAACAAAGAAAAGTTGATCTATCCTAGGGTGCTGGTGGAAGTGCAGTTAGATCAAGCATTTCCTGAAGTGATTTCATTTACTAATGAATTACAGTAGGAAATTCACCTAACAGTGCACTATGAATGGCTACCTATCACTTGTAGGAAATGTTCGGGCATAGGACATTCTTAAGATATTTGTAGAAAAGAAGACGAAGTTAGACAGCAGTGGGTGGTCAAAAAGAAAGTAGAAGGGGCGGTACCTTTGGAGGATTTTTAAAAGAAAGACAAAGAAGGATTTCTTCCTATTACAAAGGGCAGGAAAGTGATACCAGAGGTGGTCAGAGATACCAAGTTGACTAATATTTTTCAAACTCTGGAGGAAACAAGAGACATATTGGATGGTCAAGTGGATATTACACATTAGGGAGGGGGAGATCCCCCTTGTGGAAATGGATAGGATTATCAGTTGGAATGTCAGGGGGATCAATAAACGCCACAAACAGGAAGAGGTTAAAAAGCTGATATTTGCTATGAAGGTGGGTTTAGTTGGTCTCCTTGAAACTAAAGTACAGGCTCATAACTTGGGGTCTGTATATGTTAATATGTTTGTGGGTTGGTGTTTCTCAACAAATAATGCTTGGCACAAAGGAGGTCGAATTATGGTGAGTTGGAATCCGGGAATGTTTACTGTCAATAGTCGGTTATGTACGAGTCAAGTAATGCATCTTGATGTTGTTTCTTTGGCTGGCAAAGAACAGTTTTTGGTTACATACATATATGCAATGAATGATGAACTTGGAAGAGCGATTCTTTGGGCAGATTTAAAGGGTATAACAGACAAGGTTACTGGTCCATGGCTTCTTCTAGGAGGCTTTAATGATATCCTAAGTTTGGAAGAGAGGATAGGTGGAAATAAGAGGCAACGATGTTCTGGGGAATTTAAGACTTGTGTGGATTATTGTAAGGTCGAAGATGTCAAATACACAGGTTCTTTTTTCATTTGGAATAACAAACAAAATCTAGATACTCGGGTTTATTCTAAACTGGATAGAGTACTAGCAAATCAGCAATGGTTAAGTAAATTTCTTACTGCAGAGGTTGTGTTTATGTCTGAAGGAGCATTTGATCACTGCCCAGCTATTCTTTCTTTTTACCTAGATGTTTCAGCAGGGAAGAAACCATTCAGATTTTTCAGAATGAGGCAACAAGTTCCAGATTTTACAACAAGGTTGGAAAGGATTTGGTTGATCAAGGTTGGGGTGCCCCAATGTTCCAGCTGGTTCAGAAATTAAAAAGAGTTAAAGTTTTCTTAAAGGAGCTTAACAGCAGTGAGTTTGGGGATATTCAAGCACTTTATGCACGGAGTTATCAAGTACTACTAGATAGCCAAGCAGATTTAATTCAGAATCCACTTGATCCAGAATTACTCTCTAAAGAAATAGAAGCTCAATCAATATATACAGACATCAAAGCCAAGTATCTATCCTTCTTACAACAGAAAGCTAAGCTTCATTGGATGAAATATGGGGATGATAACACTTCCTTTTTTCACAACAGTATTCAGCTTAGAAGGAATGTGAACATGATTTACTCAATCAAAGATATGGATGGTGTTTGGATCGATAAACCGAATAAAGTGACTAATGCTTTCTTGAAATTCTATCACATCCTCCTTGGAAGCAAAATGGAAGGAAGGAAATATGTGTTGCCTCAGATTTTTAATCAAGGCCCGAAAGTCACAGCAGCTCACAACTGTATTTTAACAACAGAGTTTTCTAATGCAGAAGTGAAAGCAGCTATGTTTGGGATTCCTGGAACTAAGTCCCCGGGGACTGATGGTTTCAGTAGTTTTTTTTTCCAAGATAACTGGGAGGTGGTTGGAAGTTTAGTATGTGAAGTTATTCAATCTTTTTTGCATACATGAAGACTATTGAAAGAGATTAATTCTACAA from Humulus lupulus chromosome 5, drHumLupu1.1, whole genome shotgun sequence encodes the following:
- the LOC133779009 gene encoding uncharacterized protein LOC133779009; amino-acid sequence: MDRIISWNVRGINKRHKQEEVKKLIFAMKVGLVGLLETKVQAHNLGSVYVNMFVGWCFSTNNAWHKGGRIMVSWNPGMFTVNSRLCTSQVMHLDVVSLAGKEQFLVTYIYAMNDELGRAILWADLKGITDKVTGPWLLLGGFNDILSLEERIGGNKRQRCSGEFKTCVDYCKVEDVKYTGSFFIWNNKQNLDTRVYSKLDRVLANQQWEETIQIFQNEATSSRFYNKVGKDLVDQGWGAPMFQLVQKLKRVKVFLKELNSSEFGDIQALYARSYQVLLDSQADLIQNPLDPELLSKEIEAQSIYTDIKAKYLSFLQQKAKLHWMKYGDDNTSFFHNSIQLRRNVNMIYSIKDMDGVWIDKPNKVTNAFLKFYHILLGSKMEGRKYVLPQIFNQGPKVTAAHNCILTTEFSNAEVKAAMFGIPGTKSPGTDGFSKCLESVKDFRSIACCNVVYKVATKLVCSRLRKVLPDLIAQNQSGFVQGRHYGRGNSKPKCMIELDLQKAYDTIEWEFIEEVLQKEDYGRGIHYLLFYDVLLFCHDDFKLIHLMLKGLKLFSQTSGLQPSALKSAMYCSNMD